The Ictalurus furcatus strain D&B chromosome 5, Billie_1.0, whole genome shotgun sequence genome includes a region encoding these proteins:
- the LOC128608100 gene encoding kinesin-like protein KIF2A isoform X1, translated as MAVNLSKIVVKVKLSDARRKSNCVKDVEKMQEKRERRRLQQQELREKRAQEVDMTGPNYEIMQMIRDFRASLDYRPLTTADLIEEHRICVCVRKRPLNKKELTAKELDVLTIPSKDVVLVHEPKQKVDLTRYLENQTFRFDYAFDDSTSNEMVYRFTARPLVETIFDRGMATCFAYGQTGSGKTHTMGGDFSGKNQDCSKGIYALAARDVFLMLKKPNYKNLDLQVYATFFEIYSGKVFDLLNHKTKLRVMEDGKQQVQVVGLQEKEVRCTEDVLKLIEVGNSCRTSGQTSANAHSSRSHAVFQIILRRKGKMHGKFSLIDLAGNERGADTSSADRRTRLEGAGINKSLLALKECIRALGQNKPHTPFRASKLTQVLRDSFIGENSKTCMIATISPGMASCKNTLNTLRYANRVKELTVDPNTMAEGVRPNINAITQLDIIMEEEWELSSSSQRDDLKLLCEQNEEEVSPQLFTFHEVVSQLVEMEEQVLEDHRAVFQESIRWLEDEKVLLAMTEEVDYDVDSYSSQLEHILDQKIDVLIELRDKVRSFRSALQKEEQASEPAGELWPGAERGRPPEALLGPGVAD; from the exons ATGGCGGTAAACTTAAGTAAAATTGTCGTGAAGGTAAAACTGAGTGACG CGAGGAGGAAGTCTAACTGTGTGAAAGATGTAGAGAAAAtgcaggagaagagagagaggcggCGACTGCAGCAGCAAGAGCTAAGGGAGAAGAGAGCACAG GAGGTGGACATGACAGGCCCCAACTATGAAATAATGCAGATGATCAGAGATTTTAGGGCAAGCCTGGATTACAGACCACTAACCACAGCGGATTTG ATTGAAGAGCACcgaatatgtgtttgtgtgaggaaGCGCCCTCTTAACAAAAAAG AACTCACTGCAAAGGAGCTGGATGTGCTCACCATCCCCAGTAAAGATGTCGTCTTGGTCCATGAGCCTAAGCAGAAAGTGGACCTCACCCGATACCTAGAGAATCAAACCTTTCGCTTTGATTATGCCTTTGACGACAGTACATCAAATGAAATGGTTTACag ATTTACAGCAAGACCTTTAGTGGAAACGATCTTTGACAGAGGAATGGCTACGTGCTTTGCGTACGGCCAAACCGGAAGTGGGAAAACGCAC ACCATGGGTGGAGATTTTTCTGGAAAGAACCAGGATTGCTCAAAAGGAATCTATGCATTAGCTG CTCGTGATGTTTTCCTTATGCTGAAGAAACCCAACTACAAGAATTTGGATCTTCAAGTCTATGCAACCTTCTTTGAAATTTACAGTGGAAAG GTGTTTGACTTGCTGAACCATAAAACAAAGCTGCGTGTAATGGAGGATGGGAAACAGCAGGTGCAAGTGGTTGGGCTGCAGGAGAAAGAGGTCAGATGCACTGAAGATGTCCTCAAGCTCATTGAGGTCGGAAACAGCTGCAG AACTTCAGGACAGACTTCTGCCAACGCTCACTCGTCCCGAAGCCACGCTGTCTTCCAGATTATTCTGCGCAGGAAGGGGAAGATGCATGGCAAGTTTTCATTGATTGACCTGGCAGGGAACGAGCGTGGCGCTGATACATCCAGTGCTGACCGCCGGACACGGCTGGAGGGAGCAGGGATCAACAAGAGCCTACTTGCACTGAAG GAGTGTATTAGAGCCCTGGGGCAGAACAAACCGCACACGCCGTTCAGAGCCAGCAAACTTACGCAAGTGCTCAGAGACTCGTTCATCGGCGAGAACTCGAAGACGTGCATG ATTGCCACCATTTCTCCTGGAATGGCTTCCTGTAAAAACACTCTGAACACACTACGATATGCCAACAG AGTGAAGGAGCTGACCGTGGACCCGAACACCATGGCTGAAGGGGTACGACCCAACATCAATGCCATCACCCAGTTGGACATCATCATGGAGGAGGAGTGGGAGCTGAGTAGCTCCTCTCAGAGAGATGACCTCAAGCTGCTCTGTGAACAGAAT gaagAGGAAGTGTCTCCTCAGCTCTTCACCTTCCATGAGGTGGTGTCCCAACTGGTGGAGATGGAGGAGCAGGTACTGGAGGACCACCGAGCAGTGTTTCAG GAGTCAATTAGATGGCTGGAGGATGAGAAGGTTCTGCTGGCGATGACTGAGGAGGTGGATTATGATGTAGACTCCTACTCTTCCCAGCTTGAGCACATACTGGACCAGAAGATCGACGTCCTGATTGAGCTCAGAG ATAAAGTGAGGTCGTTCCGCTCAGCCCTGCAGAAAGAGGAACAAGCCA GTGAGCCGGCAGGGGAACTTTGGCCGGGAGCAGAAAGAGGACGACCGCCTGAAgcattgctgggcccaggtgtgGCAGATTGA
- the LOC128608100 gene encoding kinesin-like protein KIF2A isoform X2 — protein MAVNLSKIVVKVKLSDARRKSNCVKDVEKMQEKRERRRLQQQELREKRAQEVDMTGPNYEIMQMIRDFRASLDYRPLTTADLIEEHRICVCVRKRPLNKKELTAKELDVLTIPSKDVVLVHEPKQKVDLTRYLENQTFRFDYAFDDSTSNEMVYRFTARPLVETIFDRGMATCFAYGQTGSGKTHTMGGDFSGKNQDCSKGIYALAARDVFLMLKKPNYKNLDLQVYATFFEIYSGKVFDLLNHKTKLRVMEDGKQQVQVVGLQEKEVRCTEDVLKLIEVGNSCRTSGQTSANAHSSRSHAVFQIILRRKGKMHGKFSLIDLAGNERGADTSSADRRTRLEGAGINKSLLALKECIRALGQNKPHTPFRASKLTQVLRDSFIGENSKTCMIATISPGMASCKNTLNTLRYANRVKELTVDPNTMAEGVRPNINAITQLDIIMEEEWELSSSSQRDDLKLLCEQNEEEVSPQLFTFHEVVSQLVEMEEQVLEDHRAVFQESIRWLEDEKVLLAMTEEVDYDVDSYSSQLEHILDQKIDVLIELRDKVRSFRSALQKEEQASKQINPKRPRAL, from the exons ATGGCGGTAAACTTAAGTAAAATTGTCGTGAAGGTAAAACTGAGTGACG CGAGGAGGAAGTCTAACTGTGTGAAAGATGTAGAGAAAAtgcaggagaagagagagaggcggCGACTGCAGCAGCAAGAGCTAAGGGAGAAGAGAGCACAG GAGGTGGACATGACAGGCCCCAACTATGAAATAATGCAGATGATCAGAGATTTTAGGGCAAGCCTGGATTACAGACCACTAACCACAGCGGATTTG ATTGAAGAGCACcgaatatgtgtttgtgtgaggaaGCGCCCTCTTAACAAAAAAG AACTCACTGCAAAGGAGCTGGATGTGCTCACCATCCCCAGTAAAGATGTCGTCTTGGTCCATGAGCCTAAGCAGAAAGTGGACCTCACCCGATACCTAGAGAATCAAACCTTTCGCTTTGATTATGCCTTTGACGACAGTACATCAAATGAAATGGTTTACag ATTTACAGCAAGACCTTTAGTGGAAACGATCTTTGACAGAGGAATGGCTACGTGCTTTGCGTACGGCCAAACCGGAAGTGGGAAAACGCAC ACCATGGGTGGAGATTTTTCTGGAAAGAACCAGGATTGCTCAAAAGGAATCTATGCATTAGCTG CTCGTGATGTTTTCCTTATGCTGAAGAAACCCAACTACAAGAATTTGGATCTTCAAGTCTATGCAACCTTCTTTGAAATTTACAGTGGAAAG GTGTTTGACTTGCTGAACCATAAAACAAAGCTGCGTGTAATGGAGGATGGGAAACAGCAGGTGCAAGTGGTTGGGCTGCAGGAGAAAGAGGTCAGATGCACTGAAGATGTCCTCAAGCTCATTGAGGTCGGAAACAGCTGCAG AACTTCAGGACAGACTTCTGCCAACGCTCACTCGTCCCGAAGCCACGCTGTCTTCCAGATTATTCTGCGCAGGAAGGGGAAGATGCATGGCAAGTTTTCATTGATTGACCTGGCAGGGAACGAGCGTGGCGCTGATACATCCAGTGCTGACCGCCGGACACGGCTGGAGGGAGCAGGGATCAACAAGAGCCTACTTGCACTGAAG GAGTGTATTAGAGCCCTGGGGCAGAACAAACCGCACACGCCGTTCAGAGCCAGCAAACTTACGCAAGTGCTCAGAGACTCGTTCATCGGCGAGAACTCGAAGACGTGCATG ATTGCCACCATTTCTCCTGGAATGGCTTCCTGTAAAAACACTCTGAACACACTACGATATGCCAACAG AGTGAAGGAGCTGACCGTGGACCCGAACACCATGGCTGAAGGGGTACGACCCAACATCAATGCCATCACCCAGTTGGACATCATCATGGAGGAGGAGTGGGAGCTGAGTAGCTCCTCTCAGAGAGATGACCTCAAGCTGCTCTGTGAACAGAAT gaagAGGAAGTGTCTCCTCAGCTCTTCACCTTCCATGAGGTGGTGTCCCAACTGGTGGAGATGGAGGAGCAGGTACTGGAGGACCACCGAGCAGTGTTTCAG GAGTCAATTAGATGGCTGGAGGATGAGAAGGTTCTGCTGGCGATGACTGAGGAGGTGGATTATGATGTAGACTCCTACTCTTCCCAGCTTGAGCACATACTGGACCAGAAGATCGACGTCCTGATTGAGCTCAGAG ATAAAGTGAGGTCGTTCCGCTCAGCCCTGCAGAAAGAGGAACAAGCCAGTAAGCAGATCAATCCCAAGAGGCCTCGGGCTTTGTAG